A single genomic interval of Porphyromonas sp. oral taxon 275 harbors:
- the aroC gene encoding chorismate synthase codes for MNSIGRLIRLTTFGESHGEAVGGVLDGFPSGLRIDEELLQRRLAQRRGGQRGTTPRAESDELRFLSGLYEGRTTGTPLAFVIANADVRSRDYEALAELYRPGHADYTYESKYGLRDPRGGGRASARETVVRVVAGALCEQWLASRGVGVYAYLSAVGGVQLPEAELLRSLSEAERVQLSQQLSGPFPCPDPRYAEAMLAEIEAARAARDSVGGIVSCRITGLPVGLGEPLYDKCSARLASAMMSINAAKGFELGSGFALAAARGSAVRDEFVPSPEGIATRTNHSGGLLGGITTGEDLTLRVAFKPTSSIGQPQQTVTRSGQPTSFTLEGRHDPCVALRAVPVVAAMAALTLADLYLEYLGRQAARPLHI; via the coding sequence GTGAATAGTATAGGGAGACTGATCCGACTGACGACCTTCGGCGAGTCACACGGAGAGGCTGTAGGGGGTGTCCTCGATGGCTTCCCCTCGGGGCTTCGCATTGATGAGGAGCTGCTGCAGCGCCGGCTTGCCCAGCGGCGAGGTGGTCAGCGCGGGACGACTCCGCGTGCCGAGTCCGATGAGCTGCGCTTCCTCTCTGGTCTCTACGAGGGACGTACGACGGGTACGCCCCTTGCCTTCGTCATCGCCAATGCCGATGTGCGTAGCCGTGACTACGAGGCGCTGGCCGAGCTCTATCGCCCAGGGCATGCCGACTACACCTACGAGTCGAAGTACGGGCTTCGCGATCCGCGTGGGGGCGGACGAGCCTCAGCGCGTGAGACGGTGGTACGTGTCGTCGCGGGAGCCCTCTGTGAGCAGTGGCTGGCTAGCCGTGGGGTGGGGGTCTATGCCTATCTTAGTGCGGTGGGAGGGGTGCAGCTCCCCGAGGCTGAGCTGCTTCGTAGCCTCAGTGAGGCGGAGCGCGTGCAGCTCTCCCAGCAACTCTCGGGCCCCTTCCCCTGCCCTGATCCCCGCTACGCCGAGGCGATGCTTGCCGAGATCGAGGCTGCGCGTGCGGCTCGGGATAGCGTCGGAGGCATCGTCAGCTGCCGCATCACGGGCCTACCCGTGGGGCTGGGGGAGCCGCTCTACGACAAGTGTAGTGCGCGCCTAGCCTCCGCGATGATGAGCATCAATGCAGCCAAGGGCTTCGAGCTCGGCAGCGGCTTCGCACTGGCTGCAGCTCGTGGCTCTGCCGTGCGGGACGAGTTTGTCCCCAGCCCCGAGGGGATCGCCACGCGTACCAATCACTCGGGGGGCCTCCTTGGGGGGATCACCACGGGCGAGGACCTCACGCTGCGCGTCGCCTTCAAGCCCACCTCCTCCATCGGCCAGCCGCAGCAGACGGTGACCCGCTCGGGGCAGCCTACGAGCTTCACCCTAGAGGGGCGCCATGATCCCTGCGTAGCGCTGCGTGCGGTGCCTGTCGTCGCGGCCATGGCTGCGCTGACCCTGGCT
- a CDS encoding peptidylprolyl isomerase produces MTVAPNKFVSLGYELYVGNSEERVLMEETSPERPLTYIQGMGMMLPEFEKNIFGLKAGDKFDFTLTSEEAYGPRVDEAVHELAKEMFLTPEGELDANVQEGATLPLYTPDGEMIRGSVLEIREDIVVMDFNHPLAGEELHFIGEIYDVHEATPEEIEAFFGGHEGGCGCGCGCGHDDEDHGHKEHDGCGGGCGCH; encoded by the coding sequence ATGACTGTTGCGCCCAACAAGTTCGTGTCCCTCGGCTACGAGCTCTATGTAGGCAACTCCGAGGAACGCGTCCTCATGGAGGAGACGAGCCCCGAACGCCCCTTGACCTATATCCAGGGTATGGGCATGATGCTGCCCGAGTTTGAGAAGAATATCTTCGGGCTCAAGGCCGGGGATAAGTTCGACTTCACCCTCACCAGCGAGGAGGCCTACGGCCCCCGCGTGGATGAGGCAGTGCATGAGCTTGCCAAGGAGATGTTCCTCACGCCTGAGGGCGAGCTGGACGCCAATGTACAGGAGGGCGCTACGCTGCCGCTCTATACGCCTGATGGCGAGATGATCCGTGGTAGCGTCCTGGAGATCCGTGAGGACATCGTCGTCATGGACTTCAACCACCCCCTAGCGGGTGAGGAGCTCCACTTCATCGGGGAGATCTACGATGTCCATGAGGCTACGCCTGAGGAGATCGAGGCTTTCTTCGGTGGTCATGAGGGTGGCTGCGGCTGTGGCTGTGGCTGCGGTCATGATGACGAAGACCATGGGCACAAGGAGCACGACGGCTGCGGTGGTGGCTGCGGTTGCCACTAA
- a CDS encoding GntR family transcriptional regulator, whose translation MNMTKNIGFSYIIELVAERILDGEYTEGQRIPSVREMAVLMQVAPNTVVHAYERLGAQGLIHTQRGIGFFVSPGALELVRQQRRRLFHEETIPRLKRIVAQLGITDEELRQELGL comes from the coding sequence ATGAACATGACTAAGAACATAGGCTTCAGCTACATCATCGAGCTGGTCGCTGAGCGTATCCTCGATGGCGAGTACACCGAGGGCCAGCGTATCCCCTCCGTGCGCGAGATGGCCGTGCTGATGCAGGTCGCCCCCAATACCGTGGTGCACGCCTACGAGCGCCTCGGGGCTCAGGGGCTGATCCATACGCAGCGCGGGATCGGCTTCTTCGTCTCTCCAGGAGCGCTGGAGCTGGTGCGCCAGCAGCGTCGTCGTCTCTTCCACGAGGAGACGATCCCGCGGCTCAAGCGCATCGTCGCTCAGCTCGGCATCACCGATGAGGAGCTGCGGCAGGAGCTCGGCCTCTAG
- a CDS encoding ATP-binding cassette domain-containing protein — translation MIHVQGLEFGYKRSRKVFRGLGLELGQGSITGLLGRNGEGKTTLLKLLTGQLLRQSGQLEVLGHDPKRRQVPFLQQVYLLPEEVAVPSISIAKFFEVNGAFYPNYDAAMGSELLQIFSLSPEMNLKKISQGQKKKALIAFALALRVPLLLMDEPTNGLDIPSKSEFRRVLAQYTSDEQTIIISTHQVRDLEQIIDSVLVLEQGAIICQATVSEVASRLRFAPVQPGETTQPLYTEQSPLGLLGVFARGEDEEAEDFSMELFFNALLAARPAVLSALQSQDLTK, via the coding sequence ATGATACACGTACAAGGATTAGAGTTCGGCTACAAGCGTAGCCGCAAGGTCTTCCGAGGGCTGGGACTCGAGCTCGGACAGGGCTCGATCACGGGGCTGCTGGGACGCAATGGAGAGGGCAAGACTACGCTGCTCAAGCTCCTCACCGGTCAGCTGCTGCGGCAGTCGGGCCAGCTGGAGGTGCTCGGGCATGACCCCAAGCGCCGCCAGGTCCCCTTCCTGCAGCAGGTCTACCTCCTGCCCGAGGAGGTCGCCGTGCCCTCGATCAGCATCGCCAAGTTCTTCGAGGTCAACGGTGCCTTCTACCCCAATTATGACGCAGCGATGGGGAGCGAACTGCTGCAGATCTTCTCCCTCAGCCCTGAGATGAACCTCAAGAAGATCTCGCAGGGGCAGAAGAAGAAGGCGCTGATCGCCTTTGCCCTAGCCCTGCGCGTGCCCCTGCTGCTGATGGACGAGCCGACCAATGGACTGGACATCCCGTCCAAGAGCGAATTCCGCCGCGTGCTCGCCCAGTACACCAGCGACGAGCAGACGATCATCATCAGCACACACCAGGTGCGTGACCTCGAGCAGATCATCGATAGCGTGCTGGTGCTGGAGCAGGGAGCGATCATCTGCCAGGCTACGGTCAGTGAGGTCGCCTCGCGCCTGCGCTTCGCCCCCGTTCAGCCAGGCGAGACTACCCAGCCGCTCTATACCGAGCAGTCTCCACTGGGCCTATTGGGTGTCTTCGCCCGTGGTGAAGACGAGGAGGCTGAGGACTTCAGCATGGAGCTCTTCTTCAACGCGCTGCTCGCGGCACGTCCTGCCGTGCTCTCCGCCCTCCAGTCACAGGATCTCACCAAGTAA
- the fabG gene encoding 3-oxoacyl-[acyl-carrier-protein] reductase, with protein sequence MNLLKDKVAIVTGAGRGIGRAIALKYAQEGANVVITDLKIDETVEAFIEELKGLGVKAKAYASNAANFDDAHKLIEEVLADFGRVDVLVNNAGITRDGLMMRMTEEQWDLVINVNLKSAFNLIHAVTPVMLKQKAGSIINMASVVGVSGNAGQTNYSASKAGMIGLAKSIAKELGSRGVRANAIAPGFIITDMTHALSDEVRKQWEAQIPLRRGGTPEDVANVATFLASDLSSYVTGQTIHVCGGMNM encoded by the coding sequence ATGAATCTACTCAAAGACAAGGTGGCCATTGTCACCGGGGCCGGTCGTGGTATCGGTCGTGCCATAGCACTGAAGTATGCCCAGGAGGGCGCCAATGTCGTCATCACTGACCTCAAGATCGACGAGACCGTAGAGGCCTTCATCGAGGAGCTCAAGGGGCTCGGCGTCAAGGCTAAGGCCTATGCCTCCAACGCTGCTAACTTCGACGACGCCCACAAGCTGATCGAGGAGGTGCTCGCTGACTTCGGCCGTGTCGACGTGCTGGTCAACAACGCAGGGATCACGCGCGACGGCCTGATGATGCGTATGACCGAGGAGCAGTGGGACCTGGTGATCAACGTCAACCTCAAGTCTGCCTTCAACCTCATCCACGCTGTCACGCCCGTCATGCTCAAGCAGAAGGCCGGCAGCATCATCAACATGGCCTCCGTCGTCGGGGTCTCAGGCAACGCTGGGCAGACGAACTACTCCGCCTCCAAGGCTGGTATGATCGGTCTAGCGAAGAGCATCGCCAAGGAGCTCGGCTCGCGCGGGGTGCGTGCTAACGCGATCGCTCCAGGCTTCATCATCACCGACATGACGCACGCCCTCAGCGATGAGGTACGCAAGCAGTGGGAGGCTCAGATCCCCCTCCGTCGTGGCGGTACGCCCGAGGATGTGGCCAACGTGGCGACCTTCCTCGCCAGCGACCTCTCCTCCTACGTCACGGGGCAGACCATCCACGTCTGCGGTGGGATGAACATGTAG
- a CDS encoding TetR/AcrR family transcriptional regulator — protein MIEVARQLFARVGFTNTTMNDIADASNKGRRTLYTYFRNKDEIFHAVIERELDRLWHDLELVRRLTLSPEEKIMTMMLTHLYKMKDLVLRNGSLRAEFFRDISLVEQVRSDFDRKEVQQFEDILEAGNRAGVLQIPNARLMAYLLQNMVKGMEVPFISGAYRIYGTIEEIRAVVRHLLLHGLDPRHELQPTASTPLDSNQ, from the coding sequence ATGATCGAAGTCGCAAGACAGCTCTTCGCTCGTGTTGGCTTCACCAATACGACGATGAACGATATTGCCGACGCCTCGAATAAGGGTCGCCGCACGCTCTACACCTACTTCCGCAATAAGGATGAGATCTTCCACGCCGTCATCGAGCGCGAGCTCGATCGCCTGTGGCATGACCTCGAGCTGGTGCGCCGCCTGACCCTGAGCCCCGAGGAGAAGATCATGACGATGATGCTGACCCACCTCTACAAGATGAAGGACCTGGTGCTGCGCAACGGGTCGCTCCGCGCTGAGTTCTTCCGCGACATCTCGCTCGTGGAGCAGGTGCGTAGCGACTTCGACCGCAAGGAGGTGCAGCAGTTCGAGGACATCCTCGAGGCGGGGAATAGGGCTGGGGTCCTGCAGATCCCCAATGCGCGCCTGATGGCCTACCTCCTACAGAATATGGTCAAGGGTATGGAAGTGCCCTTCATCAGCGGGGCCTACCGCATCTACGGTACGATAGAGGAGATACGCGCTGTAGTGCGTCACCTCCTGCTCCACGGGCTTGACCCGCGTCACGAGCTCCAGCCCACTGCCTCCACACCACTAGATAGCAATCAGTAA
- the pncB gene encoding nicotinate phosphoribosyltransferase, with the protein MAIIRSILDTDLYKFTTSYAYSKLYPRAYGQFRFIDRAKTRYPEGFAELLRQELQQMAELQLTRDEAQFLTRELPYLPPTYIDFVRGFRFDPDEVHVSQDEEGQLSIVAEGLLYRVTLWETPILALVSELYYKVLGVEPDLAYAEQSIIAKAQRLKEEGITFSMFGMRRRFSSDIEDRVTRLLKEYSGTNFYGTSNVYFAYKHGLRVSGTHPHEWVQFHGAMFGYKMANYMAMEDWINVYDGDLGTVLTDTYTTDVFMRNFSKKHAMLFTSLRHDSGDPLLFADKVIARYRELRVDPQIKYIIFSDSLDAERAIEIAKHCKGRIGTSFGIGTNFSNDVGAGIQPMNIVMKLWKCKMTEKDKWHPCVKLSDVDGKHTGEPEEIDLAQRTLGLI; encoded by the coding sequence ATGGCGATCATCCGTAGCATCCTCGATACCGACCTATATAAGTTCACCACGAGCTACGCCTATTCCAAGCTCTACCCCAGAGCCTACGGGCAGTTCCGCTTCATCGACCGCGCGAAGACTCGCTACCCTGAGGGCTTCGCCGAGCTACTGCGCCAGGAGCTGCAGCAGATGGCCGAGCTACAGCTGACGCGCGACGAGGCTCAGTTCCTCACCCGCGAGCTTCCTTACCTTCCCCCTACCTATATAGACTTCGTCCGCGGCTTCCGCTTCGACCCCGATGAGGTACACGTCAGTCAGGACGAGGAGGGGCAGCTGAGCATCGTCGCCGAGGGTCTGCTCTACCGCGTGACCCTCTGGGAGACGCCTATCCTAGCCCTAGTGAGCGAGCTCTACTACAAGGTACTGGGTGTGGAGCCCGACCTAGCCTATGCCGAGCAGAGCATCATCGCCAAGGCGCAGCGCCTCAAGGAGGAGGGTATCACCTTCTCGATGTTCGGCATGCGCCGCCGCTTCAGCTCCGACATCGAGGACCGTGTGACGCGTCTCCTCAAGGAATACTCGGGAACGAACTTCTACGGTACGAGCAACGTGTACTTCGCCTACAAGCACGGGCTGCGCGTCTCGGGGACACACCCCCACGAGTGGGTACAGTTCCACGGCGCGATGTTCGGCTACAAGATGGCCAACTACATGGCCATGGAGGACTGGATCAATGTCTACGACGGCGACCTGGGTACGGTACTGACCGACACCTATACGACGGATGTCTTCATGCGCAACTTCAGTAAGAAGCACGCCATGCTCTTCACCAGTCTGCGCCACGACAGCGGCGACCCGCTGCTCTTCGCCGACAAGGTCATCGCCCGCTATCGCGAGCTGCGCGTCGACCCGCAGATCAAGTACATCATCTTCTCCGACAGCCTCGACGCCGAGCGTGCCATCGAGATCGCCAAGCACTGCAAGGGGCGCATCGGCACCAGCTTCGGCATCGGGACGAACTTCTCCAATGACGTCGGCGCGGGCATACAGCCGATGAACATCGTCATGAAGCTGTGGAAGTGCAAGATGACGGAGAAGGACAAGTGGCACCCCTGTGTCAAGCTCAGCGACGTCGATGGCAAGCACACGGGAGAGCCCGAGGAGATCGACCTGGCGCAGCGTACCCTAGGACTGATCTAG
- the nadD gene encoding nicotinate (nicotinamide) nucleotide adenylyltransferase: MLQRQPQPRRVCLYFGSFNPLHQTHLQLARYALERLGCDELWLVLSPLNPLKEAGTQLPFDWRAAYIERALAHEERIRLCLIEAELGAPHYTLRTLEALRQRHPELDFSLLIGGDNLEGITRWYHWEELLRSTQLYVYPRGEERLLMPELPEGARMPILCQDAPRSSLSASQLRAAALRGEDRRHESAVPELWDDFVHQVQALQH; encoded by the coding sequence GTGCTGCAGCGACAGCCTCAGCCTCGGCGGGTATGCCTCTACTTCGGCTCCTTCAACCCGCTACACCAGACCCACCTCCAGCTCGCCCGCTACGCGCTGGAGCGCCTAGGCTGTGACGAGCTCTGGCTGGTGCTCAGCCCGCTCAACCCCCTCAAGGAGGCGGGCACGCAGCTACCCTTCGACTGGCGCGCGGCCTACATAGAGCGTGCTCTAGCGCATGAGGAGCGCATACGCCTCTGCCTCATCGAGGCCGAGCTAGGAGCGCCGCACTACACGCTGCGTACCCTAGAGGCGCTACGCCAGCGCCACCCCGAGCTGGACTTCTCCCTGCTCATCGGCGGAGACAACCTAGAGGGGATCACCCGCTGGTACCACTGGGAGGAGCTCCTGCGCTCCACCCAGCTCTACGTCTACCCCCGAGGCGAGGAGCGCCTCCTGATGCCCGAGCTCCCCGAGGGCGCCCGCATGCCCATCCTCTGCCAGGATGCTCCGCGCTCCAGCCTCTCCGCCAGCCAGCTCCGCGCGGCTGCCCTCCGCGGTGAGGACAGACGCCATGAGAGCGCCGTCCCCGAGCTGTGGGACGACTTTGTCCACCAAGTACAAGCATTACAGCATTAA
- a CDS encoding agmatine deiminase family protein: MPAKIHFIPEWAELDLVLLTWPNDDMDWAYMLPEVERCYTDLARTLLDWVDVLILARDPERVRELVAPEGRPHQLFLMEAENNDTWCRDYAPLSLYVEDEEGKRHPRILDFTFNGWGMKFAANKDNLISRALYLARVFRPEVGYSNALSVTFEGGGIETDGEGTLMTTESVLYEPNRNSGLDEAVLRDYLMSLLGGERLIALENGELEGDDTDGHIDTLARFLSPTQIAYVGCSDGHDSHYHALRRMREELEALRTPAGQPYELVELPLPPAIYDEEGQRLPATYANFLFAGKALLVPTYGEATDEPALEALRRALPEHTIVGVNCRALIYQHGSLHCATMQFPKGFINKNKWSEN; this comes from the coding sequence ATGCCTGCCAAGATTCACTTCATCCCCGAGTGGGCCGAGCTAGACCTCGTGCTCCTCACTTGGCCCAACGACGACATGGACTGGGCCTACATGCTCCCCGAGGTAGAGCGCTGCTATACCGACCTAGCGCGCACGCTCCTCGACTGGGTCGATGTGCTCATCCTAGCCCGTGACCCCGAGCGTGTACGTGAGCTCGTCGCCCCCGAGGGACGCCCTCATCAGCTCTTCCTCATGGAGGCAGAGAACAACGATACCTGGTGTCGCGACTACGCGCCCCTCTCCCTATACGTAGAGGACGAGGAGGGCAAGCGCCATCCACGCATCCTGGACTTCACCTTCAACGGCTGGGGAATGAAGTTCGCCGCCAATAAGGACAACCTCATCAGCCGCGCCCTCTACCTGGCGCGCGTCTTCCGTCCTGAGGTCGGCTACAGCAATGCGCTGAGCGTGACCTTCGAGGGCGGAGGCATCGAGACCGACGGCGAGGGCACTCTGATGACCACCGAGAGCGTCCTCTACGAGCCCAACCGCAACTCGGGCCTCGACGAGGCCGTCCTGCGCGACTATCTCATGAGCCTGCTGGGCGGAGAGCGCCTCATCGCGCTGGAGAACGGCGAGCTAGAGGGCGACGACACCGACGGACATATCGACACGCTAGCCCGCTTCCTCTCCCCCACCCAGATCGCCTATGTAGGCTGCAGCGACGGCCACGACAGCCACTACCATGCGCTGCGTCGTATGCGTGAGGAGCTGGAGGCACTGCGTACCCCAGCGGGGCAGCCCTACGAGCTCGTAGAGCTTCCCCTCCCCCCTGCTATCTATGACGAAGAGGGGCAGCGCCTACCCGCGACCTATGCCAACTTCCTCTTCGCTGGCAAGGCGCTCCTCGTGCCTACCTACGGCGAGGCCACCGACGAGCCCGCACTGGAGGCACTGCGCCGCGCCCTCCCCGAGCATACGATCGTAGGGGTGAACTGCCGCGCCCTCATCTACCAGCACGGTAGCCTACACTGCGCTACGATGCAGTTCCCCAAGGGCTTTATCAACAAGAATAAATGGAGCGAAAACTAA
- a CDS encoding carbon-nitrogen hydrolase has product MKVGIIQQANSADHAENKERLQASIRQAAAQGAELVVLQELHNGLYFCQTEDVHVFDQAEPIPGPSTEEYGALARELGIVLVLSLFERRAAGLYHNTSVVLERDGSIAGKYRKMHIPDDPAYYEKFYFTPGDLGFEPIETSVGTLGVLVCWDQWYPEAARLMALAGAELLIYPTAIGWESSDVASEQQRQSDAWQLVQRGHAVANGLPVITVNRVGHEEDPSGQTGGIQFWGRSFVTGPQGELVTELGQEEAIAVVEVDLSRSERVRRWWPFLRDRRIDAFEDLTKRYRR; this is encoded by the coding sequence CTGAAGGTCGGCATCATCCAGCAGGCCAATAGTGCGGATCACGCAGAGAATAAGGAGCGCCTACAGGCCTCCATCCGTCAGGCAGCAGCCCAGGGCGCCGAGCTCGTCGTCCTGCAGGAGCTGCACAATGGCCTCTACTTCTGCCAGACGGAGGACGTCCACGTCTTCGACCAGGCAGAGCCCATCCCTGGGCCCAGCACCGAGGAGTACGGCGCACTAGCACGTGAGCTGGGCATCGTGCTCGTCCTCTCGCTCTTCGAGCGCCGTGCCGCAGGCCTCTACCACAATACCTCTGTCGTACTGGAGCGTGACGGCTCCATCGCAGGGAAGTACCGCAAGATGCACATCCCCGACGATCCCGCCTACTACGAGAAGTTCTACTTCACCCCTGGCGACCTCGGCTTCGAGCCCATAGAGACCTCCGTCGGCACCCTCGGGGTGCTGGTCTGCTGGGATCAGTGGTATCCCGAGGCAGCGCGTCTGATGGCTCTGGCAGGTGCCGAGCTGCTCATCTACCCCACCGCGATCGGCTGGGAGAGCAGCGATGTAGCCAGCGAGCAGCAGCGTCAGAGCGACGCCTGGCAGCTCGTACAGCGCGGACACGCCGTGGCTAATGGCCTACCCGTCATCACCGTCAATCGCGTGGGGCACGAGGAGGATCCCTCGGGGCAGACAGGGGGCATACAGTTCTGGGGACGCAGCTTCGTCACGGGTCCTCAGGGCGAGCTCGTCACGGAGCTCGGGCAAGAGGAGGCCATCGCCGTCGTCGAGGTCGACCTCAGCCGCAGCGAGCGCGTACGTCGCTGGTGGCCCTTCCTGCGTGACCGCCGTATCGACGCCTTCGAAGACCTCACCAAGCGCTACCGCCGCTAA
- a CDS encoding DNA topoisomerase IV subunit B, whose protein sequence is MKETKDMELLAAGTTVGYSDSDIKTLEWDEHIRRRPGMYIGKLGDGSHADDGIYVLLKEVLDNSIDEYVMGAGKRIEISIQDGLVTVRDYGRGIPLGKLIDATSKMNTGGKIDSKAFKKSVGLNGVGIKAVNALSIHCEITVWRDGLTKTVRYSHARLLEETEAVPSDEPSGTQVTFRPDAELFKGYAYKDEYVEAMVKNYAFLNAGLTLLYNKRRYLSKRGLADLLEENLTEEALYPIIHLKDDDVEIVLTHTAQVGEDFYSFVNGQNTTQGGTHLSAFKEAVARVIKDFFGKNYDYRDIRYGMSAAISIKIEEPVFESQTKTKLGSKEMEPDGRSIQKFLNDFLGKELDNYLHMHPEDTAAVMQQKIQESERERKSLSGVAKIARERAKKASLHNKKLRDCTVHLNDPKAKEPERTSIFITEGDSASGSITTCRDPNYQAVFSLRGKPLNSYGLGKKVVYENEEFNLLQAALNIEDGLDGLRYNRVIIATDADDDGMHIRLLLITFFLQFFPELVRRGHVFILETPLFRVFLPKEQRKSDNFMHAASAPAKKKGRSRKKTGEEQPSQEPEVTNIYCYNEAQKQEALRQLGPRALVTRFKGLGEISPEQFKDWITEENIKLDPIRLRKEDNLSNLLMFYMGKNTPERQGFIIDNLVMDE, encoded by the coding sequence ATGAAGGAGACCAAGGACATGGAGCTACTAGCGGCGGGGACGACCGTCGGCTATAGCGACAGCGACATCAAGACCCTAGAGTGGGACGAGCATATCCGCCGCCGTCCAGGGATGTACATAGGCAAGCTGGGCGACGGCTCGCATGCCGATGATGGGATCTACGTGCTCCTCAAGGAGGTCCTCGACAACTCCATCGACGAATACGTCATGGGCGCGGGCAAGCGTATCGAGATCAGCATCCAGGACGGGCTGGTGACGGTGCGCGACTACGGCCGTGGCATCCCCCTAGGCAAGCTCATCGACGCCACGAGCAAGATGAACACTGGAGGTAAGATCGACTCCAAGGCCTTCAAGAAGTCCGTCGGCCTCAACGGCGTAGGGATCAAGGCCGTCAACGCCCTCTCCATCCACTGCGAGATCACCGTCTGGCGCGACGGCCTGACCAAGACCGTACGCTACTCCCACGCGCGTCTCCTAGAGGAGACTGAGGCCGTGCCGAGCGATGAGCCCTCAGGGACGCAGGTCACCTTCCGCCCCGACGCCGAGCTCTTCAAGGGCTATGCCTACAAGGACGAGTACGTCGAGGCCATGGTGAAGAACTATGCCTTCCTCAACGCCGGCCTTACCCTCCTATATAATAAGCGACGCTACCTATCCAAGCGCGGCCTAGCTGACCTCCTCGAAGAGAACCTCACCGAGGAGGCCCTCTACCCCATCATCCACCTCAAGGACGACGACGTGGAGATCGTGCTGACGCACACGGCGCAGGTGGGCGAGGACTTCTACAGCTTCGTCAACGGGCAGAACACCACGCAGGGCGGTACGCACCTCTCGGCCTTCAAGGAGGCGGTAGCACGCGTCATCAAGGACTTCTTCGGGAAGAACTACGACTACCGAGACATCCGCTACGGCATGAGTGCCGCCATCAGCATCAAGATCGAGGAGCCCGTCTTCGAGAGCCAGACCAAGACTAAGCTCGGCTCCAAGGAGATGGAGCCCGACGGGCGGAGCATACAGAAGTTCCTCAACGACTTCCTCGGCAAGGAGCTGGACAACTACCTGCACATGCACCCCGAGGACACGGCGGCCGTCATGCAGCAGAAGATCCAGGAGAGCGAGCGCGAGCGCAAGAGCCTCAGCGGCGTGGCCAAGATCGCCCGCGAGCGAGCCAAGAAGGCCAGCCTGCACAACAAGAAGCTCCGCGACTGCACCGTCCACCTCAACGACCCCAAGGCCAAGGAACCCGAGCGTACCAGCATCTTCATCACCGAGGGGGACTCTGCTAGCGGCTCCATCACCACCTGCCGCGACCCGAACTATCAGGCCGTCTTCAGCCTCCGAGGGAAGCCGCTCAACAGCTACGGTCTAGGCAAGAAGGTCGTCTATGAGAACGAGGAGTTCAACCTCCTGCAGGCGGCGCTCAACATCGAGGACGGCCTCGATGGCCTGCGCTACAATCGCGTGATCATCGCCACTGATGCTGACGACGACGGGATGCACATACGCCTGCTGCTCATCACCTTCTTCCTCCAGTTCTTCCCCGAGCTGGTGCGCCGCGGTCATGTCTTCATCCTCGAGACGCCGCTCTTCCGCGTCTTCCTCCCTAAGGAGCAGCGCAAGTCTGACAACTTCATGCACGCCGCCAGCGCCCCTGCCAAGAAGAAGGGACGCAGCCGCAAGAAGACGGGTGAGGAGCAGCCCAGCCAGGAGCCCGAGGTAACCAATATCTACTGCTACAACGAGGCTCAGAAGCAGGAGGCCCTGCGCCAGCTCGGCCCGCGCGCCCTCGTCACCCGATTCAAGGGGCTCGGGGAGATCTCGCCCGAGCAGTTCAAGGACTGGATCACGGAGGAGAATATCAAGCTCGACCCCATACGCCTACGCAAGGAGGACAATCTGAGCAACCTCTTGATGTTCTACATGGGTAAGAATACCCCCGAGCGTCAGGGCTTCATCATCGACAACCTCGTCATGGACGAGTGA
- the panD gene encoding aspartate 1-decarboxylase, translating into MLIELLKSKIHRVTVTEANLNYIGSITIDEELLEAANLIPGEKVQIVNNNNGARLETYVIRGERGSGVVCLNGAAARLVQPGDIVIIMAYAWMDAEEAKTFQPAVVFPDSTTNRLVR; encoded by the coding sequence ATGCTCATCGAACTACTCAAGTCGAAGATACACCGAGTCACCGTCACCGAAGCCAACCTTAACTATATAGGGAGCATCACCATCGATGAGGAGCTCCTCGAGGCTGCTAACCTGATCCCAGGCGAGAAGGTACAGATCGTCAACAACAACAATGGCGCACGCCTGGAGACCTACGTCATCCGTGGCGAGCGTGGCTCGGGCGTCGTCTGCCTCAATGGAGCGGCAGCACGCCTCGTACAGCCTGGCGATATCGTCATCATCATGGCCTACGCCTGGATGGATGCCGAGGAGGCCAAGACCTTCCAGCCCGCAGTAGTATTCCCCGACAGCACGACCAATAGGCTCGTGCGCTAG